One Elgaria multicarinata webbii isolate HBS135686 ecotype San Diego chromosome 7, rElgMul1.1.pri, whole genome shotgun sequence DNA window includes the following coding sequences:
- the LOC134401180 gene encoding leucine-rich repeat-containing protein 40-like: MKLACNSPLPFLTTDPQWKYLTEHDPQYEGGKKVKLAGKELMSVPQQLFALEGLQVLEMSPERESCLRYQMDLIPREIGRLRNLTLLYLDSNNLREVPVEIGSLVKLERLTLSNNSLTSLPEEIGGLQRLRSLHLANNSLEALPAPLCQLRNLVFLDASDNHISTIPNAICQLQKLETLLLLFNSLRLLPRGFCSLKALSTLWLGQNKLKELPSNFGQLVNLDWGLNYCSCNFEGNPLARPPPEVCTGGPAAIRGYFASQRE, from the coding sequence ATGAAACTAGCCTGCAActcccctttgccttttctcACCACCGACCCGCAATGGAAATATCTAACAGAACATGACCCTCAATACGAAGGCGGGAAAAAAGTCAAACTGGCAGGCAAGGAGTTGATGTCGGTGCCTCAGCAGCTCTTCGCGCTGGAAGGATTGCAGGTTTTGGAAATGAGCCCGGAACGAGAGAGCTGCCTGAGGTATCAGATGGATCTCATCCCGCGTGAAATTGGCCGCTTGAGGAACCTGACCTTACTCTACCTGGATTCCAACAATCTGAGAGAGGTTCCAGTCGAGATTGGCTCCTTGGTCAAGTTGGAAAGGCTTACCCTCAGCAACAACAGTTTGACTTCTCTGCCTGAGGAAATTGGAGGCCTCCAAAGACTCCGCAGCCTCCACCTGGCTAATAATAGCCTGGaagctctccctgcccccctttgTCAGCTGAGGAACCTGGTCTTCTTGGATGCCTCTGATAACCACATCAGCACCATCCCGAATGCCATCTGCCAGCTACAGAAACTGGAGACACTGCTACTGCTTTTCAATTCCCTCAGGCTCCTGCCAAGGGGCTTCTGCTCTTTAAAGGCCTTGAGCACCCTCTGGCTAGGCCAGAATAAGCTAAAGGAACTTCCATCAAACTTTGGTCAGCTGGTCAATTTGGACTGGGGCTTGAATTATTGTTCGTGCAATTTTGAAGGGAATCCATTGGCGCGCCCACCCCCTGAGGTATGCACCGGAGGGCCTGCTGCGATCAGAGGGTATTTTGCCTCACAAAGGGAGTAG